In Ctenopharyngodon idella isolate HZGC_01 chromosome 1, HZGC01, whole genome shotgun sequence, a single genomic region encodes these proteins:
- the htra3a gene encoding serine protease HTRA3a isoform X2 yields the protein MLVILFAATMLFAQDLAVAEPKTKCSSRCDVSKCPSPSCPSGYVPDHCNCCLVCSLGEGESCGRKDDAPCGDGLECKFPAGKRLSKGVCQCKATHRVCGSDGKTYGNVCKMRAAARKAQQRGLSVITQTHKGSCAPSSSGPAHLNSPRYKFNFIADVVEKIAPAVVHVELFLNHPLFGRHVPLSSGSGFIMTQTGLIVTNAHVVASSATVTGRQHLRVQLHDGQTYEASIRDIDKKSDIATIKINPKKKLPVLSLGQSADLRPGEFVVAIGSPFALQNTVTTGIVSTTQRDGKELGIQDSDMDYIQTDAIINYGNSGGPLVNLDGEVIGINTLKVTAGISFAIPSDRISKFLDESNDKQKKDIKGPKKRFIGIKMVTLTENIVQGLKWHNPDFPDIGSGILVHEVVPDSPAQKGGLETGDIIVKLNGHPLVNTGELQEAIQGDMPLLLEVRRGNDDLLFNIEPHILMQ from the exons ATGCTGGTCATTCTGTTTGCAGCAACAATGCTCTTTGCGCAGGACCTCGCCGTGGCCGAGCCGAAGACGAAATGTTCATCCAGGTGTGATGTGAGTAAATGTCCGAGCCCGAGCTGTCCGAGCGGGTATGTGCCCGACCACTGCAACTGCTGTCTTGTGTGCAGCCTTGGCGAGGGAGAGTCGTGCGGTCGGAAGGATGATGCTCCGTGTGGCGACGGGCTAGAATGTAAATTTCCAGCCGGAAAGCGACTTTCCAAAGGCGTTTGCCAGTGTAAGGCAACTCACAGAGTGTGTGGCAGCGACGGAAAGACCTACGGTAATGTGTGCAAGATGAGGGCAGCCGCGCGTAAAGCCCAACAACGAGGGCTTTCCGTTATTACCCAAACGCACAAGGGTTCATGCGCGCCATCAAGCTCAG GTCCTGCACATCTGAACAGCCCAAGGTATAAGTTTAACTTCATCGCTGATGTTGTGGAGAAGATTGCCCCTGCTGTGGTACACGTCGAGCTCTTCCTCAA CCATCCGCTCTTTGGTCGTCATGTACCTTTGTCAAGCGGTTCTGGATTCATAATGACGCAGACAGGTCTGATTGTGACCAATGCACATGTGGTAGCTAGTAGTGCAACAGTAACGGGACGCCAGCATCTACGAGTTCAGCTACACGATGGCCAAACCTATGAGGCCTCCATCAGAGACATCGACAAGAAGTCTGACATCGCAACTATCAAAATTAATCCAAAG AAAAAATTACCAGTGTTGTCACTGGGTCAGTCTGCTGATTTGAGGCCTGGTGAGTTTGTGGTTGCCATTGGCAGCCCATTTGCTCTTCAGAACACAGTCACAACAGGCATCGTCAGCACAACACAGAGAGATGGAAAAGAGCTCGGCATCCAAGACTCTGATATGGACTACATCCAGACTGATGCTATCATCAAT TATGGAAACTCAGGAGGTCCACTTGTCAATCTA GATGGTGAGGTAATCGGAATAAACACACTTAAAGTTACTGCAGGGATCTCTTTTGCCATTCCGTCAGACCGAATCAGCAAGTTCCTTGATGAATCCAATGATAAACAGAAGAAAG ATATAAAAGGCCCCAAGAAAAGATTTATTGGAATCAAAATGGTCACTTTAACAGAGAA CATTGTCCAGGGGTTAAAATGGCACAATCCAGACTTTCCAGATATTGGCAGTGGAATTCTTGTCCATGAAGTTGTCCCGGATTCCCCAGCTCAGAA GGGTGGGCTTGAAACAGGTGATATTATAGTGAAGCTAAACGGCCATCCATTGGTCAACACTGGAGAATTACAGGAGGCGATTCAGGGAGACATGCCCCTCCTTCTGGAAGTTCGGCGTGGTAATGATGATCTACTATTCAACATTGAACCTCATATCCTTATGCAATGA
- the htra3a gene encoding serine protease HTRA3a isoform X1, with translation MLVILFAATMLFAQDLAVAEPKTKCSSRCDVSKCPSPSCPSGYVPDHCNCCLVCSLGEGESCGRKDDAPCGDGLECKFPAGKRLSKGVCQCKATHRVCGSDGKTYGNVCKMRAAARKAQQRGLSVITQTHKGSCAPSSSGPAHLNSPRYKFNFIADVVEKIAPAVVHVELFLNHPLFGRHVPLSSGSGFIMTQTGLIVTNAHVVASSATVTGRQHLRVQLHDGQTYEASIRDIDKKSDIATIKINPKKKLPVLSLGQSADLRPGEFVVAIGSPFALQNTVTTGIVSTTQRDGKELGIQDSDMDYIQTDAIINYGNSGGPLVNLDGEVIGINTLKVTAGISFAIPSDRISKFLDESNDKQKKVKQRVVRTNFTQSQTVKTASDIKGPKKRFIGIKMVTLTENIVQGLKWHNPDFPDIGSGILVHEVVPDSPAQKGGLETGDIIVKLNGHPLVNTGELQEAIQGDMPLLLEVRRGNDDLLFNIEPHILMQ, from the exons ATGCTGGTCATTCTGTTTGCAGCAACAATGCTCTTTGCGCAGGACCTCGCCGTGGCCGAGCCGAAGACGAAATGTTCATCCAGGTGTGATGTGAGTAAATGTCCGAGCCCGAGCTGTCCGAGCGGGTATGTGCCCGACCACTGCAACTGCTGTCTTGTGTGCAGCCTTGGCGAGGGAGAGTCGTGCGGTCGGAAGGATGATGCTCCGTGTGGCGACGGGCTAGAATGTAAATTTCCAGCCGGAAAGCGACTTTCCAAAGGCGTTTGCCAGTGTAAGGCAACTCACAGAGTGTGTGGCAGCGACGGAAAGACCTACGGTAATGTGTGCAAGATGAGGGCAGCCGCGCGTAAAGCCCAACAACGAGGGCTTTCCGTTATTACCCAAACGCACAAGGGTTCATGCGCGCCATCAAGCTCAG GTCCTGCACATCTGAACAGCCCAAGGTATAAGTTTAACTTCATCGCTGATGTTGTGGAGAAGATTGCCCCTGCTGTGGTACACGTCGAGCTCTTCCTCAA CCATCCGCTCTTTGGTCGTCATGTACCTTTGTCAAGCGGTTCTGGATTCATAATGACGCAGACAGGTCTGATTGTGACCAATGCACATGTGGTAGCTAGTAGTGCAACAGTAACGGGACGCCAGCATCTACGAGTTCAGCTACACGATGGCCAAACCTATGAGGCCTCCATCAGAGACATCGACAAGAAGTCTGACATCGCAACTATCAAAATTAATCCAAAG AAAAAATTACCAGTGTTGTCACTGGGTCAGTCTGCTGATTTGAGGCCTGGTGAGTTTGTGGTTGCCATTGGCAGCCCATTTGCTCTTCAGAACACAGTCACAACAGGCATCGTCAGCACAACACAGAGAGATGGAAAAGAGCTCGGCATCCAAGACTCTGATATGGACTACATCCAGACTGATGCTATCATCAAT TATGGAAACTCAGGAGGTCCACTTGTCAATCTA GATGGTGAGGTAATCGGAATAAACACACTTAAAGTTACTGCAGGGATCTCTTTTGCCATTCCGTCAGACCGAATCAGCAAGTTCCTTGATGAATCCAATGATAAACAGAAGAAAG TCAAACAAAGGGTAGTCAGGACAAACTTCACGCAGTCTCAAACTGTGAAGACTGCCTCAG ATATAAAAGGCCCCAAGAAAAGATTTATTGGAATCAAAATGGTCACTTTAACAGAGAA CATTGTCCAGGGGTTAAAATGGCACAATCCAGACTTTCCAGATATTGGCAGTGGAATTCTTGTCCATGAAGTTGTCCCGGATTCCCCAGCTCAGAA GGGTGGGCTTGAAACAGGTGATATTATAGTGAAGCTAAACGGCCATCCATTGGTCAACACTGGAGAATTACAGGAGGCGATTCAGGGAGACATGCCCCTCCTTCTGGAAGTTCGGCGTGGTAATGATGATCTACTATTCAACATTGAACCTCATATCCTTATGCAATGA
- the htra3a gene encoding serine protease HTRA3a isoform X3 has translation MRAIKLSIGPAHLNSPRYKFNFIADVVEKIAPAVVHVELFLNHPLFGRHVPLSSGSGFIMTQTGLIVTNAHVVASSATVTGRQHLRVQLHDGQTYEASIRDIDKKSDIATIKINPKKKLPVLSLGQSADLRPGEFVVAIGSPFALQNTVTTGIVSTTQRDGKELGIQDSDMDYIQTDAIINYGNSGGPLVNLDGEVIGINTLKVTAGISFAIPSDRISKFLDESNDKQKKVKQRVVRTNFTQSQTVKTASDIKGPKKRFIGIKMVTLTENIVQGLKWHNPDFPDIGSGILVHEVVPDSPAQKGGLETGDIIVKLNGHPLVNTGELQEAIQGDMPLLLEVRRGNDDLLFNIEPHILMQ, from the exons ATGCGCGCCATCAAGCTCAG TATAGGTCCTGCACATCTGAACAGCCCAAGGTATAAGTTTAACTTCATCGCTGATGTTGTGGAGAAGATTGCCCCTGCTGTGGTACACGTCGAGCTCTTCCTCAA CCATCCGCTCTTTGGTCGTCATGTACCTTTGTCAAGCGGTTCTGGATTCATAATGACGCAGACAGGTCTGATTGTGACCAATGCACATGTGGTAGCTAGTAGTGCAACAGTAACGGGACGCCAGCATCTACGAGTTCAGCTACACGATGGCCAAACCTATGAGGCCTCCATCAGAGACATCGACAAGAAGTCTGACATCGCAACTATCAAAATTAATCCAAAG AAAAAATTACCAGTGTTGTCACTGGGTCAGTCTGCTGATTTGAGGCCTGGTGAGTTTGTGGTTGCCATTGGCAGCCCATTTGCTCTTCAGAACACAGTCACAACAGGCATCGTCAGCACAACACAGAGAGATGGAAAAGAGCTCGGCATCCAAGACTCTGATATGGACTACATCCAGACTGATGCTATCATCAAT TATGGAAACTCAGGAGGTCCACTTGTCAATCTA GATGGTGAGGTAATCGGAATAAACACACTTAAAGTTACTGCAGGGATCTCTTTTGCCATTCCGTCAGACCGAATCAGCAAGTTCCTTGATGAATCCAATGATAAACAGAAGAAAG TCAAACAAAGGGTAGTCAGGACAAACTTCACGCAGTCTCAAACTGTGAAGACTGCCTCAG ATATAAAAGGCCCCAAGAAAAGATTTATTGGAATCAAAATGGTCACTTTAACAGAGAA CATTGTCCAGGGGTTAAAATGGCACAATCCAGACTTTCCAGATATTGGCAGTGGAATTCTTGTCCATGAAGTTGTCCCGGATTCCCCAGCTCAGAA GGGTGGGCTTGAAACAGGTGATATTATAGTGAAGCTAAACGGCCATCCATTGGTCAACACTGGAGAATTACAGGAGGCGATTCAGGGAGACATGCCCCTCCTTCTGGAAGTTCGGCGTGGTAATGATGATCTACTATTCAACATTGAACCTCATATCCTTATGCAATGA
- the gpr78a gene encoding G-protein coupled receptor 26 produces MNLLEIFLELLIVVIAVVSLVANLLVLVCFTCSAQVRAQVPGIFIVNLSFCNILITVLNMPSTLLGVVKRQKPFADHFCYTVSFMDTFLTTNTMLSMAALSIDRWIAVVFPLTYSSKMRLKNVALMVSYAWLHSLAFSLAAVLLSWVDYSPAYASCTVHLGDDDGSRGHFMVFTTVFHACTFALSLFILCFTYLKVLQVARFHCKRIDVITVQTLLLLVDIHPSVKQRCLLEQKKRRQRATKKICIFIGSFVLCFAPYVITRLTELTASVKIDRYWGIMSKCLMYSKAASDPFVYSLLRQQYKKALFGVFNRILGRNSYTLSGHSSPSDIENECCSQRVNNMLKDNCH; encoded by the exons ATGAACTTATTGGAAATATTTCTGGAGTTACTCATCGTTGTAATTGCAGTTGTGTCACTCGTGGCGAACTTGCTAGTGTTAGTATGTTTCACATGCAGCGCACAAGTTCGTGCACAGGTGCCAGGAATCTTCATCGTGAACCTCTCATTCTGCAACATCCTCATCACCGTTCTCAACATGCCTTCTACCCTACTCGGGGTCGTAAAGCGCCAAAAGCCGTTTGCCGACCACTTTTGTTATACAGTGAGTTTTATGGATACTTTTCTGACTACCAACACGATGTTGAGCATGGCAGCTCTCAGCATAGACCGCTGGATAGCCGTGGTCTTTCCTTTGACTTATTCCAGCAAAATGAGACTCAAGAATGTCGCGCTAATGGTCAGCTATGCCTGGCTTCACTCGCTCGCATTCTCGCTTGCTGCTGTCCTGCTGTCGTGGGTCGACTACAGTCCCGCGTACGCGTCATGCACTGTGCACCTGGGAGACGATGATGGGAGCCGTGGTCACTTCATGGTGTTCACCACAGTGTTCCACGCATGTACTTTCGCACTCTCGCTTTTCATCCTATGCTTTACCTACCTGAAAGTACTACAAGTGGCTCGCTTCCACTGTAAGCGGATAGACGTTATAACGGTGCAGACACTTTTGCTACTTGTCGACATTCACCCAAg TGTGAAACAACGGTGCTTACTGGAGCAAAAGAAAAGGAGACAGAGGGCCACCAAGAAAATCTGCATATTCATCGGGTCGTTCGTCCTGTGCTTCGCCCCCTATGTCATAACACG ACTGACTGAACTGACTGCTTCAGTAAAAATCGACCGTTACTGGGGGATCATGAGTAAGTGCTTGATGTACAGCAAAGCTGCCTCTGACCCTTTCGTGTACTCCCTCTTACGGCAACAATATAAGAAGGCCCTTTTTGGAGTGTTCAACAGGATTTTGGGACGGAACTCATACACACTGTCTGGTCACAGCAGCCCCTCGGACATAGAAAATGAATGCTGCTCACAAAGGGTTAACAATATGCTGAAGGATAACTGTCACTAG